tataaaaataaatcgctaAATGTGTTGGTAAGCGCATAACTCAAGAACGCCTGGACCAATTTGgccaattctttttttttaatattcttcgtAGCTCAAGGATGGTTTTTACGGCgagaaaatgtatgtacctcgggcgaagccggggcgagcagctagtagttacaaaattaaaagtgtGATTATTAGTTTCGGTTAGgtaaaaatttatgtattatgaaACATTATTTCCAAAACTCTACTCCTGTCATGTAGCCTATTAGTTATGGAAAAATACCACGTGCGGTTCAATATGGCTAATATGAGTCTTATTGCACACGACACTTCATGTCCTAAACAATGGAGGATCCCTGCCGGAGAGATAACAAGTTGCATGTCCCTACGAAGTACCAACAATGTAAAATGACCAGTACGTTTTGTACAATATGGTCCATTTTTGCGTGGACAGATAAGAAAAAGGTCCTAAAAAATTCGAAGGTGAATGTTTTCTTATCTTTTGTGAATTAGTTCTGTTTTGCTATCCTTGGTGATCAGATCTGCGTGCGTATCGATGACATTGAGATCGTATATCTGGGCTTTCGACATTTGTGTTGTGAGGACTGTGTTACTGTGCTCTGATCTTCGTAAAAAAACGACTGCTgcttgtttaaaaaacaaacatcggTCGCTGATGTTCCTGATTTAATAAGCACATTAGAAAGTATGATTATTTTGCTTTTCTTAGCAGGATTATCATTTTGTACGGAGTTTTCATTATCTTTATGTGTCATTAATGTGTTTGCGTTACTAATTATGGAAGCTTTCAAATGTGAAACATCAGTGGGTGCTAATTTTGCCGTTTCTGTACGCAATAATTGACCAAAACAGGAATTTATTACACTAATACACAATTTGCTTAAGCTTCCAGGAATACAATTATCCAACTGAGTAATACTGATAGTCTCTTTCAAGTAATCATCATTAATCATTGTATCCTTATTTGAACAAAGATCGGTAGTTTCTGCTACAAAAAAGCCAGTTCGTTCGTCTAAATGGAAAGAttcattgttttgtaaatttgccACTTTAGCGGCTTTTTTGATAGCTTTCTTTTTTCCAGAATCAACATTAAAATCGGAAACTGTCACAGATTTTCCCGGCtcgcaatatatttttttgcttcttGGTACTTGCATAGGCTTTTGTGTTcttgtttcttttaaataatctaCCAAGACTTGATCGATGCCATAGGACAGTATTTCTTCTTGCATTTCTGGTATCTTCTTGAGAACTTCCTGTGGATTCAATGGAAATATTCCCGAAGCCCTAAATCCGCTTATAATGTTCGTTGTCTCCGTCAACTGAATTGCTTCAGTTAATTCACTAAGCAATTtcggaaaatgttttttatttaatgtggtTTGAGTCGGATTTTTGAGCTTGTACTGGTACAGAATTTTACGCCAGCATCTTTTTAAAGGAGCAAAAAATGAGACATCAAGCGGTTGCGTAAGATGTGTTGATCTTGGGGGAATGAACACAAACTTGATGTCATGTTGTTCGCATGATTCAACTACCTTAATGCTCAAATGGCTTGATAGGTTATCACAAATGACAACTTTTGTCCCTGCAGTTTCTTTTGCCCATGgaataataattgtttcaaAGTAATTGTCAAACATGACGCTGTCGAACCAGCCTGATTTAGTACAATTATACTCGTATCTGGTTTCCGGTGGTCCTCCATTAACCCATTCCATGTACAAATTAGTTGCTTTATAAACAACGTACAAAGGAAGGCATCTCCCGCTTGCAGTGGCCGTAAACATGACAGATATGTTTCCTTTGGTGGAATTTACTATTCTTTCCGGATATTTTACTCCCCTTCGAAAAATGCCCTTAACAGAGCCAGGGTCATCCGACAAATtggtttcatcaaaatttattatattttgagcTGGTATATCTTTCAACGTCGCACTTAAATTGTTAAAGTAGTTGACTATTTCTTGAGCTCCTTTTGTAGCTCTCgcctttgaaatattttgagtaGTTCTCAAAGTCAATTCGTCAGCATGCCTTACCAAAAAGCCTTGGACCCATGCATCACCAGGAAtcttattcttaaaaatagaatcccgagaatttttttttaaatattcgtaCCGTAACCAATAACTTCAAATCTAGTTTTGTTAGTGGAGAGCCAAAATTGCTAGATGCTTGCAAGACCTTTACAATTTTGTTCTCTTCTTCGACTGTTAACGCAGTAGGACGTCCAACGGTTTTCGTGtgaacttgttttattttatttactatagtcCGCCTTGGTATACCAAATTGCTGTTGAGCTTCTCTAGAAGAAATGATACCTGATTGAACAGCTTCATACGCAAGCATCAACATTTCTTCagagtaatttttatacatcctTGACCCGATTACACGTCTTGACTTTCTTTGTCTAATACGcgatttatgtttgtttttctgaaatacaaaaaagcCAATTAGATTCTCGCAGTAAATAAGATAAACGTACTTACATTATCATTAAGGCATCATTGTAACATTTACttagttggcaaataaataaatattaataaaaaacccatttattttatctggacagttcattaaattttcgtcttatacctacctactttaaacatataaaaaaacaaaagtgtcAACCCTAAGCGTTATTTGATGGCGGGCAATGTTGACAATCATATGGCGAAACATTACTAGGTAACTTTACCCACTGtcataacttttgttatatgCGAGCTAAATTAACGAAAGTATTATCAAAATACTCTACACATCTTTTTACGTAACATACAATCAATTAAACTTACCTGTATATTCGACATAATCCACAATTTACTTCCAAATAACCTCAATAATTTGCCCGCAAAAATACACACCGTCTTTGACAAGCGCCAACACGTTACTGAGAGAAGTTAGAAGCGCACGCCCAATTTAGTGTCGCCAtgcgaataatttattttctaccaaTACTATCAATATTGACGTAATTCCGTTCCTATTTTTCCAATTAGTAGTTTTCCTTAAAAATGGTGTTTTTGGCAATGATTCCCCTGGTGGCAAAATTGGCGTATTTGacggtatatttattatattaacaatattcaaTGTTAAAGTCTGATTACttagtaagtatataactgattatataattaagaaaataacagAGAATTAGTCTTATTCTATAAtgacaatattgtttttttgtgattatatTCCTTAAGTAACTTAAGAGACTGATTATGGCTAATGTGCActcttaataaaaagtattttgcgatctcaatcaataaaattgttttatttcttaatgttACGTAATAATACAGTTTATATTGGGTTTTTAGTAGTTTAAATTTGCAATTCATATGGATCTAAAATACGTATCAAACTGCCCCACCCCATGTATCAAAGTGCCCCACTGGTGGGGCAGaatgatacaaaattatttttttcttaaaatcagTTTATCTCTATACGTCGCCAGTTATTGCGGTTTTTGCGTAGCCAAAATATAAGCTAACATATCAGTCAATGcacacataaaaacaaatatttaaatataatgctTTATGGTCCTCAGAAAAGACATTGAATTTTTGTGTATCAAAGTGCCCCCCCTCCCCTACAGAGGGAGCAATGGGCATTCTGATGTGAGGGAGGTTCGGGCATGCCCAATGCTCCCTACTATACAGGGTGTTACTTGGCATTCTTGCCATATTCACAGAggttgttatattactgattctGAAcacaaatcaattaaaaaatcatgatcaaaagttaggtattttttttaagaatattttatttaatcgacAACTTGTTATGAACAACACTAGTCCGTCGGCAAACTTGAGTACATAAGTCGGCAAAAAAAGCTCCGCCCCTTTTCTTTGCGCGGCGTAAACGCCAACCGACGGCCAGCCATCCCCGCAACCCCGCAACGCACCACCACTCCGCCCCAATCTATTCGCGACGCCGACGCACGGCGGATGTAAAGGTTTCGCTCGCTCCGTTCGCTCTGCCCGGTCCGTGTTGCTTAAGTTGCGTATCACAATCAAATCACGAAAATGACTGAAGCGTATACCAACCACGAGTTGGTGGAAATGGTGCGCTTGTATGCCATATGTGGTGACAGTTTGCAGCAAGCCGTGAATATGTTTGCTGAAATTTTTCCACATCAAAGGAGGCCGACCCGCCAGGTTATGCTTGCGGCCACACAGCGATTGAGAGACTTTCGTCAGTTTGACGTCCCAAGACACGCGCAAGCTCGAGGCAGTGTAGGGCTTACTGTAGAGTTGCAGGAATTAATTCTGGACTACTTCGAAGTAGAGCCCCGTGCCAGTACCCGTGAGGCAGGACGACACTTCCATGTGAGCCACGTGACAGTGTGGAGACTATTGAATAGTGAACAGAAACACCCGTTTCACTTTAGAAAAGTACAAGATCTGCTCCCACAGGATAATAATGCACGAATCACATTTTGTCGCTGGCTGCTAGACAACCGAAACGCCAACATTTTGTGGACAGACGAAAGTTTGTTCACAAGAGTTGGTGTATTCAATATCCATAATGAGCACTGGTGGAGTTATCGGGATGAAAACCCCAGAAAGATAAAAAGATATTCTTTTCAACACCGATTTGGTTTAAATGTCTGGGCTGGCATAATAGACGGCCATTAACTCGGACCTTATTTTATTGAGGGCCGTCTTACCGGCTCAACGTACCTGGAGTTGCTGGATCACGTTATAAACGAGATGCTGGATGACGTTCCTCTCGCTTCACtgcaaaacttttattacCAACAGGATGGTGCTCCTCCACATTTTGCAATCCAAGTGCGTGAAACCTGACCCGCAAGTTCGGTAATAACTGGATCGGGCGTGAAGGTCCAGTAAACTGGCCAGCACGGTCCCCGGACCTAACTCCATTCGATTATTATTTGTGGGGTGATGTTAAACGTTTGGTGTACACTGAAGAAATCAACAGTGTTGAAGTGTTACGCGAACGAATCGTTTCAGCATTCGATAAACTGAAACAGGATTTGTACGTTTTACGAAAACTAAAACGAACTCTACGCCGTGTAAGACTGTGCATTCGTGAAAATTCGAATTTGCACTTCGAACAATTACTTAGAAAgacttagattttttttacttagattAATTTAGTGTTGTAAATAGACGAATCAATTGTAAATAGCATGATTTCAGCTTTTTAACTACgccaaaaatacctaatttatcaaaacaaaaataagtttaacttTTTGATCTCTGAAGAAATGAgggataatgtaataaaaaaataaaactaattaattaaaaataggtatttctgttaataaatatttgtttaatgatAGGGCTCTGTAGTTTTTTGATATCTTTTCAtttgacttttttttgttggttATTTTTCTAAACCGTGTTTTGGGGCAGGTTGTCTCACGTTCTTGCGGGCAGGTTGTCACATGTGACAACCTGCCCCAAAGTATACATGCTTGCTGTGTGTTTTAGAACATTGCTATATAATTCAACTAACtaactttgtttatttcagtACCAGTTCCAATATGCCAAGGGTTTACAAGAGGAAGACTACTCGAGGATTAGTTCCACCAGGATTGATGCTGCGTGCTGCCAGAGAAGTAAAAtcgtataacaaatccatacGGTCTGTTGCGAAGGATTTTGGAATTAATTATCGCACATTAACGAGGTATTGTAAAAAGTTTACTGCCGAAGAGATTAGTAACATGTCCGTATCAACACCTTCTACAAGAACAGGCTATCAAAAGAATCGTCAGGTCTTTAACGATGAACAAGAAGCAGAGTTGGAAAACTACTTACTTTTGGCTTCAAGCGTTTATTTTGGACTGTCACCAAAAGAAGTTCGGAAAATAGCGTTTCAGCTTGCTGTGTCTAATAAATTGAAGGTGCCAAAGTCTTGGGAATCAAACCAGTTAGCTGGCGCTGACTGGTTTACATCATTTTTGAAGCGACACCCAACTTTGTCTATTAGAACACCTGAAGCTACCAGTCTAGCTCGTGCTACAAGCTTTAATCCCCATAATGTCCAAAATTTTTTCGATAACCTGGAATCAGTAATTAAACGAAATAATATTCAGCCTCATGACATATGGAACATGGATGAAACTGGCGTAACTACTGTCCAAAAACCAAACAAAGTTGTTGCTAAAAAGGGTTTCAAACAAGTCGGTGCTATAACCTCAGCAGAAAGAGGCACACTAGTAACCTTAGCTGCTGCTGTTTCAGCAGTTGGTAATTCAGTTCCACCATACTTTGTTTTTCCGAGGGTTCACTTCAAAGAACATTTTATACGAGATGGACCAATTGGCTGTAAAGGAGGCAGTAATCCATCTGGTTGGATGACGGAAGAATTATTTGTTGATTTCCTGAAGCATTTTCATAATCACGTAAAATCAACCAAGGAGAAACCATGTCTCTTGCTGTTAGACAATCATAACTCCCACCTTTCCATTGAAGGACTAAACTTTGCAAAGGAAAATGGCATTGTGATGTTATCTTTTCCACCTCACTGCACACACCGCCTACAACCCTTGGACAGGTCAGTTTACGGTCCGTTGAAGAAGTATATTAACAACGCTATGGATCAATGGATGATTAATCACCCTGGACAGCATATGACGATTTATGAAATTCCAGGCATAATTGCACAGGCTTTTCCATTGGCAGCAACTCCATCCAATATTGTCGCAGGATATAAAACCTGCGGGATTTGTCCATTCAATAGAGACATATTTCAAGAGCATGATTATATGCCATCTTCTGTCACGGATAGACCATTAATTACGGTTCAAGATAATGAGATTGTTCCCAATGTCATCGACAATTCATCACATAATTGTCCTACTGAAGACAACAACACTAGCCCTAACGAACCTGTTGCAAGTCCATCTATTCTTGATAACCCTGCATTGCCAGAAGATAATAATGACTTTGTTGATCGTGCAATGACGCCAGAAGCAACACGTCAGAGTCAAGTTTTAGAGGAGTCCATGGCGATACCTGGTCCAAGTGGTGTAAGAACTTTTCTGACTGTATCACCCCAAATTTTGAAACCACTACCAAAAGCACCTCCACGCAAATTGCAACGAGctgataaaagaaaatgtaaatcaGCAATCCTAACAGATACACCGGAAAAGACATatttaaaagagaaaaaaaaggaacaagatgcgaagaaaaaaaaagtatcgaAAAGAGTTTTGAGTgagaaaaatgaaaagaaaagagTTACTAAAGGGAATAAGAAAAGGAGGAAATCTGTTGACAGTCAAGAGAGTGAAATTGAGAATGAATATTTCTGTTTAGTGTGTCTGTCGCCATACTCAGCTAGCAGGTCTAGAGAAGTATGGGTCCAATGTCAGGATTGCAAGCTTTGGGCCCATGAAGAATGCACGCCTGGACTACCAAATTACATTTGTCAAAATTGTGACTCAGAATATTCAGACTGATATGAATACTGATCATAACTTCATTAGGTTAAggatatttgataaaaacatattttgtaagtCACTGACTGATTAAAAAAACGTCCCAAATATTTGCTTATAAATAggttactattattttatattttgttattttttgttttcttagaGAGGTCTAATAACAATAAgtgttaagtatatttaaaaatattatatttgcttaAAGCAAGTTTAAGTTCCTCTTGTTTGGTAAATTATGACTCTGAATACCTATTCAGAGTAATATGCAGAATAACAGTTTGGTCTAATGACTGATTAGTAGCTACATAAGAGATAAATGACtgattatgataataaaacgtacaaataataatgacctGAGGCCAAAGTGACTAGGTTAAAACTTACAATAatgattgtttttatgttaagcttttaatttcaaataaaaaaacctgttGAGTGCAATTATACGTATGTTAAAGATTACTGcctgtatttgttattaaaataaatacttttttgatTCAAATAAGTGTCTTTTTTCTCATAAActctatgtaattttatttgtgacttCTTACCCCATATACTGTGACAACCATCCCAGACTCGGGGTTAAAAGTCACACTTCTCTCTTTcagaaaaatgttgtttttttgcttaacagataataatatacaaagagactttacttttttatacattactatagttactttattaattgGTCAACAATCGTCATTTGCAAATGGTAAACTTTTGtagtaaaatgaatatttttaaaaatgtgactTCCAACCCCGGTCTCCCCTACATCTTTGTCACGTGCAACAAGTttcaacaaaacaaatgtagataattttttcgaaaatttgaAAACGGTCTTTCAGCGACATCATTTTGGTCCCGaagcaatatataatatagatgaAACAGGATTGACGACGGTTCAGCGCACACAAAGAGTGATTGCATCAAAAGGCTCGCAACAAGTTAGACAAGCAACATCTGCAGAGAGAGGTTCACTTGTCACAGTGTGCTGTGGAATCAATGCTATTGGGAATTCAATACCTCCATACTTCATATTCCCAAGAGTAAGTTTCAAACCCTACATGCTTCAAGATGCGCCCATTGGGTCAGATGGATCTCAACACATCCATCGGGGTGGATGACAtcttcaaatttcataaaatatatgcatCATTTTGTGAAACATGCAAAACCAACGCCTGAAAATCCATCCTTGATAATCATGAGACCCATATTTCTGTGGAAGTCTTAGATTTTTGTAAAGAAGTTGGCATTGGTCTGATGAGAAagaatgaaacatacaaaaaggATTTGAAAAACCTGGGATATGGCCtttcaattcaaatatattctaGATGAAGATTTTCTTTGCTCTTCTGTAACTGATCGCGATGCACCTGTAACTGATGAAGAGTTATCGTCCAGAAATGACCCTATAATCCAGCCAACTTCAACTCAAGTCCTTCCAGAACCACCTGAAAGAGAAAATCAAACTGAAGCAGAGactgttaatttaaataacattgcTGTCGCTGATTCTTCATCATCATTTGCTACAGATCAAATAACAATTGAAGTCGCTGAAGTTGTAACCCCTGAAATAGTGAGACCATACCCAAAGGCTTGCccaagaaaacaaattaaattttcaaggAAGAAAGGGAAAACAAGGATATTAACAGACACGCCTGAAAAGAGACTGATAGAATTAGCAGAACAAGAAAGACAAAACAAGAACAAGACTAAAAGAGAATGGCAGGAAAAAAAGGTTCTTAAAAATGCAGAGAAGAAACAGATTCCTAAATTTCCACCAGAACTAACATCGAATAGAGTaaagaaaaggaaaattaGTAGCAGTGATAGTGATgtagaaaatgttttattctctGACAGTTCTGAGGGATCATTTCTTGAAAAAACGTCAGAAGATTTAGATGAAGATGATGTAATAATCACTATTGCCACGAATAGTGAATTTGCCGAATAccagtgaaaataataaactggCCCAGTGTTTGCTATGTAGCATCATGATCTCAAGAGGCGGAGAAGGAAAGAAAGCAAGTAAGTAAAACCGtaagttaatttaatagttttaaatagtttttcacTTATTACGTTTACGTTCGGAGGAGGTTAAATTGTCTTAAACTACTATCTTACTTGTTGTTGACTTACAAAAGAAAGGAGATCGATTTTTTATTGCCCAAGTTGTTTCGGAATAAAGTTTAatgagaaattatttatttatatttattagataactacatattataaaacaaagtcccccggccgtgtctgtctgtctgtctgtctgtatattcgcgataaactccaaaactactgaacagattttcttGCGGTTTTCACGAATGGACAGAGTGATtcatgaggaaggtttaggtgtataatttatttacccgGGCGAAGCCGGGCCGGGCCGCTAGTTTCCTATAAAATGaacaaggaaaataaaataacatatttcattataattaattttagtttttttatttacagctaCAACCTCTTTAAAAAACCATCTTAAAACCAAACATGCAGAACAATATGCTGCTTTAATTAATGTTCCATCGACAAGTGGCAGCAACACGGGCGGTACTTCTACTTCTACCGATTCGAAGATGCCAGCAGTACCTGGAACGTCCAGATCAAAAGGACGGCAGCTAACCCTGAAGGAAACATCAGAAAGGAAATTGCTCTGGGACATTAATgatccaaaatcaatcaaatataattacttgaTTGGCGAAATGATTGCTTTAGACAACGAACCATTGTCACTTGTTGAACGAGTTGGATTCCAGAGGCTTATGGCAAACGCTTTACCCTATTATAAAGTACCTGGTCGCACTTACATGACCGAGAAAATTCTTCCCGATATCTACAAAAGAATTTGTGCTAAAATAGAAACTAGTATTTCACAGGCAGCAGCATTATCAGTTATGGACATGCCAGCACAACAACGAGAGTTTTCTGAGCTTCACTGCGCACTGGATATCTCCAGAGTTCATTTTGGAACATGGCGTTTTAGCTATGAAATCATTTCCCGGCTCACATTCTCGGTATCAATATTGCAAAAGAACTCAATGCTATTGCAGAAAGATGGAATATTCCCAAATCTAAGATCCATTTACTTGTTCATGATAGTGGCTCTAATATGATAAAAGGTGTGCGAGATGAAGGATATGATTCAGGCAGGTGCTTTATTCATTCACTGCAACGAGCTATAGCGGAGTCGCTAACATCTCAACCAGAAGTAGTACAGATGATAGCTGCTGCGAGACGAATTGTTACCCATTTCAATCATTCTGGCTTAGCAGAGCAGAAACTTAAATCCATTCAACAAGAACTTAACTTGCCAAACCACCAACTAGTACAGGATGTGACTACACGCTGGAAttctacttattatttaatggaGCTTTTATTAGAACAAAAGCGAGCTGTCTCCTTGTACATAACAGATCatgaaactttaataaatgtgATGCATGCTCAATGGGAACTATTGGAACAATGTATCAAACTCCTCAAACCATTCGAAgagattacaaaaataaccaGCTCAGGTATGTCTTGCATCTCAGAAGTGATTCCACATGCagtaactttattaaaatatctggGAAAAGCAGAGACAGCTGAGAAAGTACCAAATTTAGTAACAATAAGATCTTCACTGCAAGCCGAGCTTGAAAGACGATTCAACTtcgatgaaaaaaataagtatctgGTTGC
This sequence is a window from Plodia interpunctella isolate USDA-ARS_2022_Savannah chromosome 29, ilPloInte3.2, whole genome shotgun sequence. Protein-coding genes within it:
- the LOC128682060 gene encoding zinc finger BED domain-containing protein 4-like — its product is MIKGVRDEGYDSGRCFIHSLQRAIAESLTSQPEVVQMIAAARRIVTHFNHSGLAEQKLKSIQQELNLPNHQLVQDVTTRWNSTYYLMELLLEQKRAVSLYITDHETLINVMHAQWELLEQCIKLLKPFEEITKITSSGMSCISEVIPHAVTLLKYLGKAETAEKVPNLVTIRSSLQAELERRFNFDEKNKYLVATFLDPRFKTGFLGLVQAERARQKILLEALKISCDELSTDDDSSPLRKKKNLNENDRTIEIHDSFWNCFEEVATGNMRNANDEEDVQKNVVANELDFYLKTVRLDRKADPYNWWFANANQYPNLSKFAKVYLSSPGSSVYSERLFSEAGNIYDEKRNRLLPKNAEKLVFIHHNLPLINFNY